In Candidatus Defluviilinea proxima, a single genomic region encodes these proteins:
- a CDS encoding zf-HC2 domain-containing protein produces MSNHVTEWLNAYLDGELKGRHLQQVEEHLAECEICQAEFESLQGLSALLQEAPAPQFVSHERFVSQVNLQLPQRRAPATERRSPFDISWWLMPVGLLMIWVFISTTTVVSNVVSVADAIGLLDKTTASLVSSSSEASTWTATMGQVGVLQGDSLQWAERSESYTRSVFPQLVLHLAVAVLYLAWFAVWWARHTRQVNGQPLEG; encoded by the coding sequence ATGTCTAACCACGTCACTGAATGGTTGAACGCCTATCTCGATGGAGAATTGAAAGGCAGACATCTTCAGCAAGTAGAGGAACATCTCGCTGAATGTGAGATCTGTCAGGCAGAATTCGAGTCGCTACAGGGACTATCGGCACTGTTGCAAGAAGCGCCTGCGCCGCAGTTCGTTTCACACGAACGGTTTGTCTCACAGGTGAATCTACAGCTCCCTCAGCGAAGAGCTCCGGCAACGGAGCGCCGCAGTCCTTTTGATATAAGCTGGTGGCTGATGCCAGTGGGACTGTTGATGATCTGGGTCTTTATCAGCACAACCACGGTTGTTAGCAACGTAGTTTCTGTAGCAGATGCTATCGGATTACTGGATAAGACAACCGCCTCACTCGTCTCAAGTTCATCTGAGGCAAGCACCTGGACAGCAACAATGGGACAGGTCGGTGTGTTGCAAGGCGATAGCCTGCAATGGGCTGAGAGGTCTGAGAGTTATACAAGAAGTGTGTTCCCGCAACTCGTTTTACATCTCGCAGTTGCAGTTTTATACCTCGCATGGTTTGCAGTTTGGTGGGCACGTCATACGCGTCAGGTGAATGGCCAACCCCTCGAAGGCTGA
- a CDS encoding sigma-70 family RNA polymerase sigma factor, whose protein sequence is MATVYTTNEAQLIVQAQNGDRNAFSELVRIHAQGVLNVVYRMCGDMLIAEDASQETFIRAWQNLSSYRPHMPLRNWLYRIAFNAGMDMVRKNKRIMPDDIDEMPLTDGQPGLETLVSQNERTALVQQAIMALPDASRAVLVLREYEGLSYQEISSTLDIPVGTVMSRLNYARNLLKSKLKPQLSLLEAEHV, encoded by the coding sequence GTGGCTACTGTTTACACAACGAACGAAGCACAACTTATAGTACAAGCGCAAAATGGCGACCGAAATGCCTTTAGCGAATTGGTCCGCATCCACGCGCAGGGTGTGCTGAATGTTGTCTACCGCATGTGCGGCGATATGTTGATCGCAGAAGATGCATCACAAGAGACCTTCATCCGCGCCTGGCAAAACTTATCGTCCTACCGTCCGCATATGCCTCTCCGCAATTGGCTGTATCGCATCGCTTTCAACGCCGGGATGGATATGGTCCGCAAGAACAAGCGCATCATGCCCGACGATATCGACGAGATGCCCCTAACCGATGGACAGCCCGGCCTTGAAACTCTCGTATCGCAAAACGAGCGGACCGCTCTGGTACAACAGGCGATCATGGCACTGCCTGATGCAAGCCGCGCAGTGCTGGTGCTGAGAGAGTACGAAGGTCTTTCATATCAGGAAATTTCATCAACATTAGATATACCGGTTGGAACTGTCATGTCACGTTTGAATTATGCAAGGAACTTATTGAAATCGAAATTGAAACCGCAATTGTCTTTATTGGAGGCCGAACATGTCTAA